Proteins found in one Pseudomonas sp. P8_241 genomic segment:
- the pgsA gene encoding CDP-diacylglycerol--glycerol-3-phosphate 3-phosphatidyltransferase: MNIPNLITVLRVLLIPIFILLFYLPYQWSYMASASVFAFAAATDWLDGYLARRLEQSTPFGAFLDPVADKLMVAVALVLLVQEHGNLWLTLPAAVIIGREIVVSALREWMAELGARAHVAVSNLGKWKTAAQMLALVILLANPSNFSFWVLLGYALLMVSAGLTLWSMVQYLRAAWPHLKTDVEKK, translated from the coding sequence ATGAATATCCCTAATCTGATTACCGTTCTACGCGTTCTGCTCATACCGATCTTCATTTTACTGTTCTACTTGCCTTATCAGTGGAGCTACATGGCATCCGCCTCGGTGTTTGCGTTCGCTGCCGCTACCGACTGGCTGGACGGGTATCTGGCCCGCCGTCTGGAGCAAAGCACGCCGTTCGGGGCCTTTCTCGATCCCGTTGCCGACAAGCTGATGGTTGCCGTTGCCCTGGTATTGCTGGTGCAGGAACACGGCAATCTGTGGCTCACGCTGCCGGCCGCCGTCATCATCGGTCGCGAAATTGTCGTTTCGGCACTGCGAGAGTGGATGGCCGAACTCGGCGCCCGTGCCCACGTCGCCGTATCGAACCTGGGCAAATGGAAGACAGCTGCGCAAATGCTGGCGCTGGTAATCCTGCTGGCCAATCCATCGAACTTCAGCTTCTGGGTTCTGTTGGGCTATGCGCTGTTGATGGTGTCCGCAGGCCTTACCTTGTGGTCCATGGTCCAATACTTGCGGGCCGCCTGGCCGCATCTGAAGACCGACGTTGAAAAGAAATAA